A genomic region of Maniola hyperantus chromosome 5, iAphHyp1.2, whole genome shotgun sequence contains the following coding sequences:
- the LOC117982644 gene encoding uncharacterized protein gives MDRNKLIAYLLLRRHYSILKIRQRRYWIHPLSKGMNPNGEFFSKKYEALKIDEKKFVAYFRMSISSFEELLSELSKYIQKKKNKGRKPVTALEMLGLTLRFLATGSDFKTMHTNYFRGASTIAKIVRTVCRAIWKHLSSQNIPPITKQVLEDVAIEFDKKANFPNCIGALDGKHVRITCPAHSGSLFYNYKGYNSIVLLALVDSRYRFIFVDIGAYGKESDSTVFQNSKLYDLIMTRKLPIPVPKPLPGSQNETPFVFVGDEAFSISNNVMRPYSGKHLSVQQRVYNYRLSRARRYVECAFGILANKWRIFHRSMNVQYEFATDIIKACCVMHNFVLNRDGVQATDDIIFDDSDLQMLHLPTANENNLSPHLIRNDFCNYFSSDVGALSWQLNKI, from the exons ATGGATCGTAATAAACTTATTGCTTATTTGTTATTAAGAAGACATTATTCTATCTTAAAAATACGGCAAAGAAGATACTGGATACATCCATTAAGTAAGGGTATGAATCCAAATGGCGAGttcttttctaaaaaatacgaAGCATTAAAGATAgacgaaaaaaaatttgttgCCTACTTTAGAATGAGTATATCATCATTTGAAGAGCTATTAAGCgagttatcaaaatatatacagaagaaaaaaaataaaggaaGAAAACCAGTTACTGCTTTGGAAATGCTGGGCTTAACTTTAAG atTTCTAGCAACCGGCAGTGACTTTAAAACCATGCATACGAATTACTTCCGAGGAGCAAGTACAATAGCAAAAATTGTAAGGACAGTTTGTCGCGCCATATGGAAACATCTATCAAGTCAAAATATACCTCCTATAACAAAACAGGTTCTAGAAGATGTCGCTATTGAGTTTGACAAGAAAGCAAATTTTCCTAACTGCATAGGAGCTCTTGATGGTAAACATGTCCGTATTACATGTCCTGCGCACAGTGGATCACTGTTTTACAATTATAAGGGCTATAATTCAATAGTTTTATTAGCTCTTGTAGATTCTAGATATAGATTCATTTTTGTCGATATAGGAGCGTATGGCAAGGAAAGTGACTCCACCGTTTTCCAGAACTCTAAACTTTATGATTTGATTATGACACGCAAATTACCTATTCCTGTACCAAAGCCTTTACCAGGTTCTCAAAATGAAACTCCATTTGTTTTTGTAGGAGATGAAGCATTCTCAATTTCGAATAACGTCATGCGCCCTTACTCAGGAAAACATTTGTCGGTACAACAAAGAGTTTACAATTATCGACTGAGTCGTGCCCGAAGATATGTCGAGTGCGCTTTTGGCATCCTAGCCAATAAATGGCGCATATTTCATCGATCTATGAATGTGCAATACGAATTTGCGACAGACATTATCAAGGCATGTTGTGTAATGCACAACTTTGTTTTGAATCGAGATGGAGTACAAGCGACCGATGACATTATCTTTGATGATTCTGATCTGCAAATGTTGCATTTGCCCACagcaaatgaaaataatttaagccCACATCTAATACGGAATGATTTTTGTAATTACTTTTCCAGTGATGTTGGCGCCCTAAGTTggcaattaaacaaaatatga
- the Ctns gene encoding cystinosin homolog isoform X2: protein MSHNKINKATKMAPKSLSFPGIAESSSSHRISYCFFAILLLALPVAQCQSERMYVNITDINLLVDQTFLFQLIQVGEYNTSLKVAAQIQHPDIVQFIPPVIDIPGSQEPNSNATLTYDICAYGKSPGHSDVTFNVTPTGIVDLQSVFLRVTVMHSQHIYIISYIMGWIYFVAWSISFYLQIYINFKRKSVVGLNFDFLALNIMGFTMYSLFNCGLYFSEAIQAEYFSRHPRSHNPVQLNDVFFSLHAAFATLVTITQCFIYEREDQRVSNVGRSILGGFFGVIIITASLGAANTIAWLDFLYYCSYIKLCITLIKYVPQAYMNYKRKSTVGWSIGNIFLDFTGGFLSILQMTLNAYNYNDWISFFGDATKFGLGAFSLAFDIFFMLQHYVFYRQANYILLPGTTYNSDELQDDHHLVDEADPLTEPYQASPT, encoded by the exons atgAGTCACAATAAG ATAAATAAAGCAACGAAAATGGCGCCGAAGTCACTATCATTCCCTGGCATCGCCGAATCGTCGTCTAGTCATAGGATAAGCTACTGTTTCTTTGCCATCCTGTTATTAG CTTTACCTGTAGCACAATGTCAGAGCGAAAGAATGTATGTAAATATCACAGACATCAACCTCCTCGTGGACCAGACATTTCTATTCCAGTTAATACAAGT AGGAGAATACAACACATCACTTAAAGTAGCAGCTCAGATCCAGCACCCGGATATAGTGCAGTTCATCCCACCAGTTATCGATATACCCGGCTCGCAGGAGCCCAACTCTAATGCGACGCTCACATACGATATATGCGCTTACGGCAAGAGCCCAGGACATTCCGATGTCACATTTAATGTGACACCAACTGGGATTGTCGA CCTGCAATCAGTGTTCCTGCGCGTGACAGTGATGCACTCGCAACACATCTACATAATATCTTACATCATGGGTTGGATATACTTCGTGGCCTGGTCCATCTCTTTCTACCTCCAAATCTACATCAACTTCAAGAGAAAAAGTGTCGTTGGACTCAACTTTGACTTCTTGGCGCTCAATATCATGGGTTTTACCATGTATTCGCTCTTCAATTGTGGATTATACTTCTCTGAAGCCATACAG GCGGAATACTTCAGTCGCCACCCCAGAAGTCACAACCCGGTGCAGCTAAACGATGTTTTCTTCTCACTGCACGCCGCTTTCGCTACTCTCGTTACTATCACCCAGTGCTTCATATACGAG AGAGAAGACCAACGGGTGTCCAACGTCGGTCGTTCCATCCTGGGTGGATTTTTCGGTGTAATCATAATTACCGCTAGTTTGGGCGCCGCCAACACGATAGCTTGGCTCGACTTCCTCTACTACTGCAGCTACATCAAACTGTGCATCACGCTCATCAAATACGTGCCTCAA GCATACATGAACTACAAGCGCAAATCGACAGTGGGTTGGTCGATTGGAAATATTTTCCTGGACTTCACGGGCGGTTTCCTGTCCATCCTCCAAATGACGCTCAACGCATACAACTATAACGATTGGATCTCCTTCTTTGGCGACGCGACGAAATTCGGCCTCGGCGCGTTCTCATTGGCCTTCGATATATTCTTCATGCTGCAACACTATGTGTTCTACAG
- the Ctns gene encoding cystinosin homolog isoform X1, producing MSHNKINKATKMAPKSLSFPGIAESSSSHRISYCFFAILLLALPVAQCQSERMYVNITDINLLVDQTFLFQLIQVGEYNTSLKVAAQIQHPDIVQFIPPVIDIPGSQEPNSNATLTYDICAYGKSPGHSDVTFNVTPTGIVDLQSVFLRVTVMHSQHIYIISYIMGWIYFVAWSISFYLQIYINFKRKSVVGLNFDFLALNIMGFTMYSLFNCGLYFSEAIQAEYFSRHPRSHNPVQLNDVFFSLHAAFATLVTITQCFIYEREDQRVSNVGRSILGGFFGVIIITASLGAANTIAWLDFLYYCSYIKLCITLIKYVPQAYMNYKRKSTVGWSIGNIFLDFTGGFLSILQMTLNAYNYNDWISFFGDATKFGLGAFSLAFDIFFMLQHYVFYRLDKKFIRVDSSDEASTMTGSADSSEYFLIKTWHADEKKYDLEAKA from the exons atgAGTCACAATAAG ATAAATAAAGCAACGAAAATGGCGCCGAAGTCACTATCATTCCCTGGCATCGCCGAATCGTCGTCTAGTCATAGGATAAGCTACTGTTTCTTTGCCATCCTGTTATTAG CTTTACCTGTAGCACAATGTCAGAGCGAAAGAATGTATGTAAATATCACAGACATCAACCTCCTCGTGGACCAGACATTTCTATTCCAGTTAATACAAGT AGGAGAATACAACACATCACTTAAAGTAGCAGCTCAGATCCAGCACCCGGATATAGTGCAGTTCATCCCACCAGTTATCGATATACCCGGCTCGCAGGAGCCCAACTCTAATGCGACGCTCACATACGATATATGCGCTTACGGCAAGAGCCCAGGACATTCCGATGTCACATTTAATGTGACACCAACTGGGATTGTCGA CCTGCAATCAGTGTTCCTGCGCGTGACAGTGATGCACTCGCAACACATCTACATAATATCTTACATCATGGGTTGGATATACTTCGTGGCCTGGTCCATCTCTTTCTACCTCCAAATCTACATCAACTTCAAGAGAAAAAGTGTCGTTGGACTCAACTTTGACTTCTTGGCGCTCAATATCATGGGTTTTACCATGTATTCGCTCTTCAATTGTGGATTATACTTCTCTGAAGCCATACAG GCGGAATACTTCAGTCGCCACCCCAGAAGTCACAACCCGGTGCAGCTAAACGATGTTTTCTTCTCACTGCACGCCGCTTTCGCTACTCTCGTTACTATCACCCAGTGCTTCATATACGAG AGAGAAGACCAACGGGTGTCCAACGTCGGTCGTTCCATCCTGGGTGGATTTTTCGGTGTAATCATAATTACCGCTAGTTTGGGCGCCGCCAACACGATAGCTTGGCTCGACTTCCTCTACTACTGCAGCTACATCAAACTGTGCATCACGCTCATCAAATACGTGCCTCAA GCATACATGAACTACAAGCGCAAATCGACAGTGGGTTGGTCGATTGGAAATATTTTCCTGGACTTCACGGGCGGTTTCCTGTCCATCCTCCAAATGACGCTCAACGCATACAACTATAACGATTGGATCTCCTTCTTTGGCGACGCGACGAAATTCGGCCTCGGCGCGTTCTCATTGGCCTTCGATATATTCTTCATGCTGCAACACTATGTGTTCTACAG ACTGGACAAGAAGTTTATAAGAGTTGACAGTAGTGATGAGGCGTCGACCATGACGGGTAGCGCGGATTCGAGTgaatactttttaattaaaacttg GCACGCCGACGAGAAGAAATACGATTTGGAAGCGAAGGCGTGA
- the Ctns gene encoding cystinosin homolog isoform X4, with translation MSHNKINKATKMAPKSLSFPGIAESSSSHRISYCFFAILLLALPVAQCQSERMYVNITDINLLVDQTFLFQLIQVGEYNTSLKVAAQIQHPDIVQFIPPVIDIPGSQEPNSNATLTYDICAYGKSPGHSDVTFNVTPTGIVDLQSVFLRVTVMHSQHIYIISYIMGWIYFVAWSISFYLQIYINFKRKSVVGLNFDFLALNIMGFTMYSLFNCGLYFSEAIQAEYFSRHPRSHNPVQLNDVFFSLHAAFATLVTITQCFIYEREDQRVSNVGRSILGGFFGVIIITASLGAANTIAWLDFLYYCSYIKLCITLIKYVPQAYMNYKRKSTVGWSIGNIFLDFTGGFLSILQMTLNAYNYNDWISFFGDATKFGLGAFSLAFDIFFMLQHYVFYRHADEKKYDLEAKA, from the exons atgAGTCACAATAAG ATAAATAAAGCAACGAAAATGGCGCCGAAGTCACTATCATTCCCTGGCATCGCCGAATCGTCGTCTAGTCATAGGATAAGCTACTGTTTCTTTGCCATCCTGTTATTAG CTTTACCTGTAGCACAATGTCAGAGCGAAAGAATGTATGTAAATATCACAGACATCAACCTCCTCGTGGACCAGACATTTCTATTCCAGTTAATACAAGT AGGAGAATACAACACATCACTTAAAGTAGCAGCTCAGATCCAGCACCCGGATATAGTGCAGTTCATCCCACCAGTTATCGATATACCCGGCTCGCAGGAGCCCAACTCTAATGCGACGCTCACATACGATATATGCGCTTACGGCAAGAGCCCAGGACATTCCGATGTCACATTTAATGTGACACCAACTGGGATTGTCGA CCTGCAATCAGTGTTCCTGCGCGTGACAGTGATGCACTCGCAACACATCTACATAATATCTTACATCATGGGTTGGATATACTTCGTGGCCTGGTCCATCTCTTTCTACCTCCAAATCTACATCAACTTCAAGAGAAAAAGTGTCGTTGGACTCAACTTTGACTTCTTGGCGCTCAATATCATGGGTTTTACCATGTATTCGCTCTTCAATTGTGGATTATACTTCTCTGAAGCCATACAG GCGGAATACTTCAGTCGCCACCCCAGAAGTCACAACCCGGTGCAGCTAAACGATGTTTTCTTCTCACTGCACGCCGCTTTCGCTACTCTCGTTACTATCACCCAGTGCTTCATATACGAG AGAGAAGACCAACGGGTGTCCAACGTCGGTCGTTCCATCCTGGGTGGATTTTTCGGTGTAATCATAATTACCGCTAGTTTGGGCGCCGCCAACACGATAGCTTGGCTCGACTTCCTCTACTACTGCAGCTACATCAAACTGTGCATCACGCTCATCAAATACGTGCCTCAA GCATACATGAACTACAAGCGCAAATCGACAGTGGGTTGGTCGATTGGAAATATTTTCCTGGACTTCACGGGCGGTTTCCTGTCCATCCTCCAAATGACGCTCAACGCATACAACTATAACGATTGGATCTCCTTCTTTGGCGACGCGACGAAATTCGGCCTCGGCGCGTTCTCATTGGCCTTCGATATATTCTTCATGCTGCAACACTATGTGTTCTACAG GCACGCCGACGAGAAGAAATACGATTTGGAAGCGAAGGCGTGA
- the Ctns gene encoding cystinosin homolog isoform X3 — MAPKSLSFPGIAESSSSHRISYCFFAILLLALPVAQCQSERMYVNITDINLLVDQTFLFQLIQVGEYNTSLKVAAQIQHPDIVQFIPPVIDIPGSQEPNSNATLTYDICAYGKSPGHSDVTFNVTPTGIVDLQSVFLRVTVMHSQHIYIISYIMGWIYFVAWSISFYLQIYINFKRKSVVGLNFDFLALNIMGFTMYSLFNCGLYFSEAIQAEYFSRHPRSHNPVQLNDVFFSLHAAFATLVTITQCFIYEREDQRVSNVGRSILGGFFGVIIITASLGAANTIAWLDFLYYCSYIKLCITLIKYVPQAYMNYKRKSTVGWSIGNIFLDFTGGFLSILQMTLNAYNYNDWISFFGDATKFGLGAFSLAFDIFFMLQHYVFYRLDKKFIRVDSSDEASTMTGSADSSEYFLIKTWHADEKKYDLEAKA; from the exons ATGGCGCCGAAGTCACTATCATTCCCTGGCATCGCCGAATCGTCGTCTAGTCATAGGATAAGCTACTGTTTCTTTGCCATCCTGTTATTAG CTTTACCTGTAGCACAATGTCAGAGCGAAAGAATGTATGTAAATATCACAGACATCAACCTCCTCGTGGACCAGACATTTCTATTCCAGTTAATACAAGT AGGAGAATACAACACATCACTTAAAGTAGCAGCTCAGATCCAGCACCCGGATATAGTGCAGTTCATCCCACCAGTTATCGATATACCCGGCTCGCAGGAGCCCAACTCTAATGCGACGCTCACATACGATATATGCGCTTACGGCAAGAGCCCAGGACATTCCGATGTCACATTTAATGTGACACCAACTGGGATTGTCGA CCTGCAATCAGTGTTCCTGCGCGTGACAGTGATGCACTCGCAACACATCTACATAATATCTTACATCATGGGTTGGATATACTTCGTGGCCTGGTCCATCTCTTTCTACCTCCAAATCTACATCAACTTCAAGAGAAAAAGTGTCGTTGGACTCAACTTTGACTTCTTGGCGCTCAATATCATGGGTTTTACCATGTATTCGCTCTTCAATTGTGGATTATACTTCTCTGAAGCCATACAG GCGGAATACTTCAGTCGCCACCCCAGAAGTCACAACCCGGTGCAGCTAAACGATGTTTTCTTCTCACTGCACGCCGCTTTCGCTACTCTCGTTACTATCACCCAGTGCTTCATATACGAG AGAGAAGACCAACGGGTGTCCAACGTCGGTCGTTCCATCCTGGGTGGATTTTTCGGTGTAATCATAATTACCGCTAGTTTGGGCGCCGCCAACACGATAGCTTGGCTCGACTTCCTCTACTACTGCAGCTACATCAAACTGTGCATCACGCTCATCAAATACGTGCCTCAA GCATACATGAACTACAAGCGCAAATCGACAGTGGGTTGGTCGATTGGAAATATTTTCCTGGACTTCACGGGCGGTTTCCTGTCCATCCTCCAAATGACGCTCAACGCATACAACTATAACGATTGGATCTCCTTCTTTGGCGACGCGACGAAATTCGGCCTCGGCGCGTTCTCATTGGCCTTCGATATATTCTTCATGCTGCAACACTATGTGTTCTACAG ACTGGACAAGAAGTTTATAAGAGTTGACAGTAGTGATGAGGCGTCGACCATGACGGGTAGCGCGGATTCGAGTgaatactttttaattaaaacttg GCACGCCGACGAGAAGAAATACGATTTGGAAGCGAAGGCGTGA